The Candidatus Obscuribacterales bacterium genome window below encodes:
- a CDS encoding N-acetyltransferase family protein yields the protein MDQVTLRSATDADLPDILEIYNDAVLHTTASYDYEPHTLAMRQAWYAAKVDQGFPIFVAERQGRVVGFSSFGPFRAWAAYQYTVELSIYVAASDRGRGVGKQLMKPLIEAARAMNIHAMVAGIDANNEASLRLHRCFGFQEVAHFPQVGYKFDRWLDLKFLQLLLS from the coding sequence ATGGATCAGGTGACCCTCCGCTCCGCGACTGACGCCGATCTCCCCGACATTTTGGAGATCTATAACGATGCCGTCTTACATACCACCGCCTCCTACGACTACGAGCCCCATACCCTAGCCATGCGCCAAGCTTGGTATGCCGCCAAAGTAGACCAAGGATTTCCCATTTTTGTGGCAGAACGCCAAGGACGGGTTGTGGGTTTCAGTTCCTTTGGCCCCTTCCGTGCTTGGGCTGCCTATCAATACACCGTGGAGCTATCGATCTATGTCGCCGCCAGCGATCGCGGCCGGGGGGTGGGTAAACAGTTAATGAAGCCCCTGATTGAAGCGGCGCGGGCCATGAACATCCATGCCATGGTAGCGGGCATTGATGCCAACAATGAAGCCAGTCTGCGGCTGCATCGCTGTTTTGGCTTCCAAGAAGTGGCCCATTTTCCCCAAGTCGGCTATAAGTTCGATCGCTGGCTCGACCTGAAGTTTTTGCAGCTCCTTCTGTCATAG